Genomic segment of Nitrosopumilaceae archaeon AB1(1):
GGTATAATAATTATATAAAAATGAAATTCTCTGCATTGAATGAATTAGTGTGGTCTTTACACTACTCAAACGTGACACATTTGTATTAATTTAGGAATAAAATTATGAAATATGTCCATATTTTAATGAATAACAAGTACATTTTTATATAATCATTATACCATTAATAATTAGAATGACTACCGAACAAACACAAAAACTCATATCAATTACACCAAAAGCAGCAGAGAAAATTCAAGAATTTATGAAAGAAGACGATACACATCCAGAATATCTACGAATATACATTCAGGGTGGAGGATGCTCTGGAATGAGCTATGGTATGGGATTTGAAAAAGCAGTAGAAGAGGACGATCAGATAATTAAAGAGAGCGGCATCAAGGTTTTGGTAGATAGTACCAGTGTTGATCACCTGAAAGGGGCCAACGTTGATTATATCGAGAGTCTCATGGGATTTGGTTTTAAAATAAATAATCCAAATGTTACAAAATCTTGTTCTTGTGGCAGTTCTTTCTCTACAAAATAGATTTTCCACACAATATTTTTATTATTTAGTTTTTTTAATGTTATAGTTACTACTATAATTTCAAAAACAATAGAAATCATATATAAATAATTGTGATTAGTGTTAACTGAAATCCCCAACAATTTACTAGAGTAAATCAAAAAAAGTGACTATACCATCCAAGTGCAATCAAAGTACTAGACTAGAGTTACAAATTTAATAAAAAAACATTATCAATATCATCACACAATGAACATATTGAGTGGTATAGTATTTAGAATTTAGACATTCATCACAGGGGATATGATATTGATTAGTAATTATATCACGTGTGTAATTCTAGGGACAAAACGCTCTAGTTTTGTAAGGTATTACAGTTTGAGCAGATTAAGAAAAGAACATTAGAGAATTCAAGATTAGTGTTTATGAGAAGACAGGGCAGATGCTGCAGCTACCCAAGAAAGTATGTCATCGTATACAGGTAGATTAAAAGATTCAATCTGTGCAGATATTTTTTGTGTGTATGGACCACCTGTACCACCAATCAATATGGGTTTTTTACGTATTTTACCAAATTCAGACTAATATTTTACTATAATCTCTTCAAGAGGATCATCTTGGAATACAAACCAAGGCATAATAATATCGACATTAGGATCGTCCATGAACGCTTTAATTGTAAATCTATAGTCATCTGCGTTAGCCCCACCAGTCACGTCGACTGGGTTTCCTGTACCAATCACATAAGTTGATGGAAAGTGCTTGATCATTTTTTTACGTGTACTATTTGTAACTTTGGCCAAAGTTAAATTTAATCGCTCAAAATGATCAATTGCTCCAATCATAGGTCCTGCACCATTACTACACAAGGCAACACGGTTACCTTTGGATTTAGGTTGCCAAGCAAGAGCTTTTGTAACTGCCACAAGTTCATGATACCCATCAACAGATATCACACCTGCCTGTTTCAGAGCCCCCATAATAATAGAGTTAGAGCCTCCAAGAGAGCCAGTATGAGATGCAGCTTGTTTTGCCCCAACCAAAGATCGACCACTCTTCCAAATCACAATAGGTTTCTTTGTCTGCGAGATGATTTTCTTTGCAGTGTTTATAAATTTACGACCATCGCCGAATCCCTCAACATATAATGCGATTACTTTGGTTTGTGGATCACCGGCCAAGTACCATATCAAATCTGCCTCATCCACATCAAATCTATTACCATAGCTTACCATCTTTGATAATCCAAACGAATTGGCAGATTCTAAAAAGCTAATCCCCATGGTACCGCTTTGTGACAAAATTGCAACATTACCCAGTTTAGCTCTGACCATTCTCTTTTGACCTTGAAATGCACAGTCAAGACGATTAGCTGCATTAAACATACCAATGCAATTAGGCCCTATAATACGAATTTTATATTTGGCAGATAGTTGTTTAATTTCTTCTTCATATTTTGCTCGCTGTCCACCAAGTTCTTTACCACCGCCAGAGACGATAACCACATTATGAATATTTTTTTTAGCACAGTCAAGTAATACCGGTTTTGTAATAGATAGATCTACAGATATTACTACAAGATCAACCTTGCCTGGAATTGCGGCAATAGAGGGATAACATTTTAGCCCCATGATCTTTTTCTGTTTTGGGTTAACAGGATACACCTTACCCTTGTAATCATGTTTTGCAAGACTATCCAAGACAGAGTTGCCAATTTTCCCAATGGTATTTGATGCCCCCACCAAAGCAACAGATTTTGGAGTAAAAAATGTCTCTATAAATTTAGAGTTTGGAAGAGCTTTGGATATAGAGTTTTTTTGTATATTTTTATGAAGAATAATCTTTGCATCTACAACAGCGTATGATTTCGGATACACCATGATTGGGTTAAAATCAATGCTGTTAAAGTGAGAGGCATGATTAATACCTAATTTGCCAATCTTTACCAAAGCACGTGCAAGCATGTTTAGATCAATTGGTGTACTACCTCGAAATCCACGAAATAGTTGTTTTCCCTTTAATTCAGATATCATGGATTTTGCATCACTTGTTGTTATTGGTAGCATTCGAAATGACACATCTTTGAAAATTTCAGTCAGTACACCGCCAAGACCCACCATGATCACAGGACCGAACTGTGGATCATTTTGTAAACCCACAATCATCTCTACTCCTTTAGGTGTCATTCTCTCAAGCAGTATTCCTTTAAACTCAATCTTTTTCTTGGCTGAAAACTTTTTATTCATCTTTCTAAATTCTTTAATCACAGAATCAAGATTATCAAGACCTACCACTACACCACCAACATCTGTTTTGTGTAAAATTTGTGGTGAGACAACTTTCATCACTAGTGGGAATCCGATTTGTTTAGCAGCAGTGCGTGCCTGTTTTTCAGTCTTGACTAGTTGGAATTTAGGTACGTTAATTCCATATTGTTTTAATATAGATTTTGATTGTTCTTCAGTAATTATTTTATGACTAGTCTTGATGGAATCATCAAATATTTGTTTTGCAAGTACCAAGATAGTGGAATTTTAAGTATTCATATAATAAACTTTTGTAAAATCATATCAAGAAATAATAAGAAAATTATGAATTTCAAGACTAGAACATAGATAAAAAATGAAACAATACATCATTCAAATATATTCACAATGATGATGAATTAATTATGGAGCCGGGACTTGGAAATAAATGGAATGATATTATAAAAGTACTAGAGGATATCATACCGGTTTATGACAGAGTAAACTCTTTTATTTCATTTGGCAAGGATGAGGATTTAAGATACAAAGGAATATCCAAAGTGGTAAGAGAGAACAATACCATATTAGATGCAGGTTCTGGATTTGGAAATATGTCAAAAACTGTTAAAAAAATACTGGGTGAAAAGACACGTATCATAATGTATGATCCAATATTACAGATGCTCAAGGGTGCTGAATCTCATTTTGATACATCACCTGATTTATCATGTGGGATATTTGAATATTTACCATTTCAAAATGAGCAGTTTGATGTTGTCATGTGTGGATACTCTATTCGTGATGCACAGAGTCTCAAAGTAGCAATTTCAGAGATGCACAGGGTGCTGAAGAATAATGGGTGTTGGGTAATTGTAGATTTGGGCAAACCAGATAATCAAATCATTAGATGTGGTGTTGCAGTATATCTTCGTGCAATTTTGCCACTGGTAGCATGTATAATTGGTGGCAAATTGGGTTTAAAATTTGGTGCGTTATACGAGACATACAAACATTGGCCACAAAATAAAATATTAAAATCACTATTATTAGAAAAATTTTCACGTGTTGAATACAACACAAATGTACTTGGCGCAGCAATAATGGTTGCAGCATATAAATGAAAACGCTATTCATCGTTAATCTCACAGGATTAATCATAGGGATTTCATACGGACTGCAAGGTCCCATTATCCCAATATTTGCAAAAGATGTATTGGGAGCATCGTATGTAGATATTGGGTTTGTAGGTTTTGCAAATTTTGCACCTTACATGTTTATTCCAATTCTTGTCGGTATTCTACTTGACAGATTTAATAATTCAAGATTATTATCAATTGGGATTATTCTCAACACTCTATCTGTGTACATTTTAACATTAGCACAATCCATTCCAGATGTTATAATATCACGAATAATCGCAGGTGTGGCACATGCCTTTTTTTGGCCATCGTCTGAGGCCATCATATCTAATTCTAGTACACCAAGTTCACGGGTCAGTAATTTAGCTAAATTTTCAGGATTATTCATTACAGGATTTATGATCGGGCCATTTTTGGGAGGGATACTATTTGATAGATTTGATGCAACGTATACAACATTATTTCAAGTATCCATGTTTATTCTAGCATCTACGATATTATTTGGCATAAAACCAAACAAGAAAATTACGTATATGAGGCACAGACGCATATATTTTTCATTTAATGCCATTCGTAAATTGCTTAAATTCCCGGAAATCATCTCAATGTTATTTTTCTGCACCATATCATTTGGAACCATACTTGCAGTATATCCTGCATACCTACACGACAATGCATTTTCGCTAGTTGAGATTGAGGTTATGTTTTTTATCTTCGGTATGTCACGTGTGGCTACATTAATTTGTGCAAATTTCTTCAAAAAGAGAACAAAGATATCTTTACTTTTAATAATTTGTAGTATTACAATAGCCCTTGCAATGTCTTCAATACCAGGTGATTTTTGGTGGTTTATCAGTATCATGTTACTTTTTGGTTTTGGATTTAGCATATTCTTCCCTCTTAGTTTGGACATAATTCTCAACAAGATTGGTAAAAATGAATCAGGTGGGGCAATAGGGGCGTATGAGACAATATTTGGTATAGGCTGGACAATGGGACCATTTTTTGCAGGGTTTTTGTCAATGGGATTTTCAGAATCAACGCCATACATGTTGTACGCCATATTTGGCACAATAATAATAGCAATGATAATAATTAGAAGAGATAAATTAGTTTTCAAGTATCAATAGTGTTTACGTTTTCGTTTAGAATTCTTCGATTCTGAATTGTTTTGTGCCGAAACGGCATACACTGCAACATCATCGTGTTTTTTGGTATAATCAATCATAGGAATACAAGATGCAAAAGGAGAATCGACTTTGCCAATTATTTCATAAACCTTTAACATACGATTTCCATCAGAGTCACATAGAATAGTTCCCTCTGGCATAAACTCCTCCAACTGAACGATTACTCTGCTGCTTTTAGCCATGTGTAATGTTTTGCCAACTTTGTTCATCATGAATTTAGAATATTTTAGTATTATTTATTCAATTTGTTTACAAGTTCTGTAAAGTTGTGGTCGAATAGTTATTAAGAGAATAGTAGACATTATGAAAATAAAATTACCGTTAATTTCAAAAAATACGCCAAATTGAGAATTTATGGAAAATTACATAAACCATCATCCTACTCTAGTAATTTGTAAATTTTAAGTTAATAGAACCTGTTTGCTACATGTAATGTCATTTTAACTCATTCAAGTATTCAAAAGTGATATCATTACCACCATCAGCTTATAAATTTACGAACCTTTAGATCACGTAACCTAAATTTTTTCCCATTCTCTAATTTTAAAATAGCATCATCACTTATATCGAATCCTGACCCTTTATCATAAAATCTAATCATGCCATAATCTAATAGAGTAATTTCAACATCATGTGTTACCTTTGCACCATAAATCAAAATTTTCTTCCCTCTTATTCGAACATTATCAGATAAATTTTGTAATATAATCTCATCACCTTCTAAAATAACAGTTTCACATACATCTCCAGCTATAATTTTTCCGTTTGGGGCATACAACTGTGTAAAATGCTCACACAGTATAGTCACTCCAACTCGACCATTCGGATCCGGAAGAGATTCTTTTCTACCTGTAACATCCCCTACTTGGATATCTCCATTATTGGCAATTATAATAGAGCCAGACTCGACAGTATAGTTATTTGCAAGTGGGTTGTGTAGTATAAAATTTCCATTCTTTACAATGATTTTTGTTTTAAAATCAGCATATGGTAAAAAATATGGGCTAGTTATGCTACCTCTCATCAGTATAGTTCCATCATATTCAAAATTTCCTGCCCAATATTTACCACGAATGAATAACGTTTTATTTGCTTGAATCTCCATTTCAATCTCTCCAAGTTCACTAGAGCCGAACAATCGTTTGTCAACACATCCGTGCAAAATCAAGTCTTCAACCCATTTTTGTGCAACTTGGATATCTTTGGCAACATTACTTGCTAGAATCAAATTATGCCTTCTTTGTTCTTCCTCATCGAGATCATAAAATTTTGTATTGAGTGTATTTTGTGAGAAAGAGTTTGGATATTTTTTCCCAAGTTTGAGTTCTTCGTAGGCAGTCTTTATGATTAGAAATTTTTCATCATCACCGCCACGATCAGAGTGATGAAGTAGCACTTGTTCTCGAAATTTCTCTCGCACTATTTCATCAGTAGAGTCATACGGTACTCCCAATATATCATAATTACTACGACGAGTCAATAATTTAAAAATAAACATCTCATCTAAAAATTTTACTTGAAAAACTATACGATATCAAAATTATCATTAATTAATCGTATACGTTCTTGTGCATCAATTCTTTTCAAGACATCTTGTGTTCCTAGCGGAACTAGATTAACCCAATTACCCCTCTGTAATATCAAATTACGAATATTAGTACCAGACAGTTTAGGACGTGCAACCATATCAATTGTAATAACAGACATGTTTCGTGTAGTATAGATATTAGCAGTTGTAGAATCGTTGGTAAATAATACATCAAAGTTTGGAACTATTTCAGCAATACACGATACCCACTTTTCATGATTATTTACATCTGGAATCTCATAGAGTTTGATACGAGTCTTCTGTGACTCATTTAGAGATAGTGTAATCATCTGTGCTCGCTCTTTTGCAGTAAATGGATTACGAATTTGATTAGATTTATTGGAACTTCCAATACCAATGAAAAGTTGATTTACCTTTGTCAGAGCAAAATCAACTGCATTCATATGACCTAGATGAAATGGTTGAAACCGACCAATCAGAAAACCATCCATGATATTTCAAAGAACTAGATCGTTAAAAAAGATTTTAAAAATATACATCGGTCAGAATTCATTTAATCTAGTTGAGTTAATCTAAAATTATTAAATAATTAATATGTGAATTGAGTAATGTGAGAATTTGTTGTAAATACTACAATTATGCATGTTTTTATACAGAACTAAAAATTAATAAAGTTAGATTTAATATATTCTTCATAACTATGTCATCTATCTATTCAAAAAATAAATTTCAAAAGAGGGCGATGTAATTGGCCATACACAAATTTAATAAAATTTACAATATGGATTGTATTGCAGGAATGCAAAATATTCCTACAGGTAAAATTAATCTAATAATAACAGATCCGCCATTTGCAATAGATTTTAAGGCCAATCGAGCAAACTATAATAGAAAATCATCAAATGTGCTTGAAGGGTATAATGAAATCAAGGCAAAAGACTATCCCAAATTTACTAATAACTGGATGAAAGAGGCTTATCGTGTACTTGCCGATTCAGGCAGCATGTATGTTTTTTCAGGATGGAATAATCTCAAAGACATTCTTGTTGTAATCGATAATTTAGGATTTACCACAATTAATCATATAATATGGAAATATCAATTCGGAGTGGTAACCAAAAAGAGGTTTGTCTCATCACATTATCATTGTATCTATGTCTGTAAAAATCCAAAAAAACGTATCTTTTATCCATTTGTAAGATTTAGACAAGAACAAAAAGATGATCAAGGAAAGAGTCTTCATTATAAGGACAAGGAAGATGTTTGGTATATCAAACGAGAGTATTGGAGTAATCGTGAAAAGACACCGACCAAACTGCCACAAGAGATTGTAGAGAAAATTTTAGATTACTCTAGTAAAAAAGGAGATGTTGTATTGGATCCATTTTTAGGATCAGGTCAAGTCGCACGTATTGGAAAAATGAAAAAGAGAAAAATTATTGGGTATGAAATTGTGCCAGAGTATTATAAATTCGCAAAAAACGCATTAAATAAAATAGACTAGGTAAAAGTATTCATTTTTTCATCTATTGCTTTTTGTAGTGATATAGTGTCCATATCTGTTGAGTCAAGATTTATAGATTTTGCAATAATTTCTAATTTTTTCCGTTCATTATCTACTGGCAGGGTAGAATCAATTTTTAAATTAGTTGCCTGATCTAATCCATCTCTAATATCAGTACTCATTTTTGTATACTTTGTTTTGATCTTACCCAATTTTTTTGCTACTTCAGGAAGACGATTAGTTCCTAAAAGCAAAACTATAGTGACAAAAAAAATTATTATCCACTCACCATTCATGATATTCAACATTACATCTTGCATACATAATTAACAAATGTATTCAAAATTAAATATTTGCAAAAATAACGTCAAAGTCATCTAAAAAATATACAAGTTTATGAATATAACATCAATTTTACATGTGGAGAATTTAATTACTTTAGAAATATAAA
This window contains:
- a CDS encoding acetate--CoA ligase family protein produces the protein MVLAKQIFDDSIKTSHKIITEEQSKSILKQYGINVPKFQLVKTEKQARTAAKQIGFPLVMKVVSPQILHKTDVGGVVVGLDNLDSVIKEFRKMNKKFSAKKKIEFKGILLERMTPKGVEMIVGLQNDPQFGPVIMVGLGGVLTEIFKDVSFRMLPITTSDAKSMISELKGKQLFRGFRGSTPIDLNMLARALVKIGKLGINHASHFNSIDFNPIMVYPKSYAVVDAKIILHKNIQKNSISKALPNSKFIETFFTPKSVALVGASNTIGKIGNSVLDSLAKHDYKGKVYPVNPKQKKIMGLKCYPSIAAIPGKVDLVVISVDLSITKPVLLDCAKKNIHNVVIVSGGGKELGGQRAKYEEEIKQLSAKYKIRIIGPNCIGMFNAANRLDCAFQGQKRMVRAKLGNVAILSQSGTMGISFLESANSFGLSKMVSYGNRFDVDEADLIWYLAGDPQTKVIALYVEGFGDGRKFINTAKKIISQTKKPIVIWKSGRSLVGAKQAASHTGSLGGSNSIIMGALKQAGVISVDGYHELVAVTKALAWQPKSKGNRVALCSNGAGPMIGAIDHFERLNLTLAKVTNSTRKKMIKHFPSTYVIGTGNPVDVTGGANADDYRFTIKAFMDDPNVDIIMPWFVFQDDPLEEIIVKY
- a CDS encoding class I SAM-dependent methyltransferase; its protein translation is MEPGLGNKWNDIIKVLEDIIPVYDRVNSFISFGKDEDLRYKGISKVVRENNTILDAGSGFGNMSKTVKKILGEKTRIIMYDPILQMLKGAESHFDTSPDLSCGIFEYLPFQNEQFDVVMCGYSIRDAQSLKVAISEMHRVLKNNGCWVIVDLGKPDNQIIRCGVAVYLRAILPLVACIIGGKLGLKFGALYETYKHWPQNKILKSLLLEKFSRVEYNTNVLGAAIMVAAYK
- a CDS encoding twin-arginine translocase TatA/TatE family subunit: MQDVMLNIMNGEWIIIFFVTIVLLLGTNRLPEVAKKLGKIKTKYTKMSTDIRDGLDQATNLKIDSTLPVDNERKKLEIIAKSINLDSTDMDTISLQKAIDEKMNTFT
- a CDS encoding site-specific DNA-methyltransferase — protein: MAIHKFNKIYNMDCIAGMQNIPTGKINLIITDPPFAIDFKANRANYNRKSSNVLEGYNEIKAKDYPKFTNNWMKEAYRVLADSGSMYVFSGWNNLKDILVVIDNLGFTTINHIIWKYQFGVVTKKRFVSSHYHCIYVCKNPKKRIFYPFVRFRQEQKDDQGKSLHYKDKEDVWYIKREYWSNREKTPTKLPQEIVEKILDYSSKKGDVVLDPFLGSGQVARIGKMKKRKIIGYEIVPEYYKFAKNALNKID
- a CDS encoding DnaJ domain-containing protein, which encodes MTRRSNYDILGVPYDSTDEIVREKFREQVLLHHSDRGGDDEKFLIIKTAYEELKLGKKYPNSFSQNTLNTKFYDLDEEEQRRHNLILASNVAKDIQVAQKWVEDLILHGCVDKRLFGSSELGEIEMEIQANKTLFIRGKYWAGNFEYDGTILMRGSITSPYFLPYADFKTKIIVKNGNFILHNPLANNYTVESGSIIIANNGDIQVGDVTGRKESLPDPNGRVGVTILCEHFTQLYAPNGKIIAGDVCETVILEGDEIILQNLSDNVRIRGKKILIYGAKVTHDVEITLLDYGMIRFYDKGSGFDISDDAILKLENGKKFRLRDLKVRKFIS
- a CDS encoding MFS transporter; protein product: MKTLFIVNLTGLIIGISYGLQGPIIPIFAKDVLGASYVDIGFVGFANFAPYMFIPILVGILLDRFNNSRLLSIGIILNTLSVYILTLAQSIPDVIISRIIAGVAHAFFWPSSEAIISNSSTPSSRVSNLAKFSGLFITGFMIGPFLGGILFDRFDATYTTLFQVSMFILASTILFGIKPNKKITYMRHRRIYFSFNAIRKLLKFPEIISMLFFCTISFGTILAVYPAYLHDNAFSLVEIEVMFFIFGMSRVATLICANFFKKRTKISLLLIICSITIALAMSSIPGDFWWFISIMLLFGFGFSIFFPLSLDIILNKIGKNESGGAIGAYETIFGIGWTMGPFFAGFLSMGFSESTPYMLYAIFGTIIIAMIIIRRDKLVFKYQ
- the erpA gene encoding iron-sulfur cluster insertion protein ErpA; the protein is MTTEQTQKLISITPKAAEKIQEFMKEDDTHPEYLRIYIQGGGCSGMSYGMGFEKAVEEDDQIIKESGIKVLVDSTSVDHLKGANVDYIESLMGFGFKINNPNVTKSCSCGSSFSTK
- a CDS encoding nicotinamide-nucleotide adenylyltransferase, with product MDGFLIGRFQPFHLGHMNAVDFALTKVNQLFIGIGSSNKSNQIRNPFTAKERAQMITLSLNESQKTRIKLYEIPDVNNHEKWVSCIAEIVPNFDVLFTNDSTTANIYTTRNMSVITIDMVARPKLSGTNIRNLILQRGNWVNLVPLGTQDVLKRIDAQERIRLINDNFDIV